ACAAAAATTCTCTCACAACCAAAGGTCATATAAAAAAACAAAACAACTCCATTAACTTATCTCTTAGGAAGGATAATGTTCTATGCAATGGTTTTAATCTTTTATATGGATATTAATATTTCAATACTACTTGACATGTGAATGGATTATCGGTATGGTGTGAATGAGTTCACACTTCACATTAAGGAGTAATCTATGCCAAAAAATACTTTCTATCGTTTAGATGAAGCAAGGCGCGAGGAAATATCTAATAACGCTATGCATCTTTTTGTTGATAATCTTTACGAGGATATAACTATGAAGATGGTTTTGGATAGTTTGTCCATGCACCCCGGAACATTTTATCGGTATTTTGAAGACAAAGATGACCTTTATTGTCTCTTAGTACGTAATGTCACCCAGAAAAGAGCTGCGTATTTTAATAACAGTAATGAAGATTCCCTTTACCGGTTTTTCCTTACTGGCTTATTTGGTAACGTTAATGGCACTGTGACCGAGCCGCTGAATGAGTTGGAAATCAAACTCACTAAAACATTTTTAAACATTCCTGAGAACGTTTTACTTAAAGTATATCTGAATGTGCTAAAGGGCGAGTCATTCCCTTTAATCAAGGACATTTTACGCCGAATGAGGGTTGATGGATATCTCCGACCTGATATTGACGACGACCTGATTTCTTTTATGTTTGAGTCAATGCAGTTTAATTTAGTCATGTTTTTTAGGGAATTCGATATTAAGGACTCTACGCTGCAACATAAGCTTAGCAAGTACTTTGCTGACTTTATGAGTCATGGGCTGCTTGAAGATCATAAATATTCTGAAATGGTTAGCGATATCAAAAAAGCCAGGGAGTAGATATGATTCACTGAAGATAGGATGTAATCGTTTCACCGTTTTGAAAAGTGCTCATAGCGCAGTGTATGTATTTCATATTCGCCACTATTAATTAAGGGGGAACAAGAAAATGAAAACGTATGACGCATTTCCAGAACCAATTGGCGGCTATACTGTCGGTCGAACCCAGATGGATTTTGAGTACACGGCATCAGATCATTCCAAAAGAGAACTGACGGCGTTTGTGTACTATCCGTCCGACAGCAGCGAAGGTAAGACTACATCAACGTACATGTTTCCTGAAGTCTACGAAATGTTTAATGAGCAGCCACTTGTCACTGCGTTGAAGGATGTTTTCTCTATAGATATCAAGACCCAGTGTTACGACGACCTTGCTCTCTCCGGGAAGGAAAAGCGCTATCCGGTGTTATTCTATGTTTGCGGCGGGGGCGGTTCTCCAGAATGGGGTACAGTGATCTGTACAGACTTGGCAAGCATGGGATATGTTGTGGTAAGCATCGGCCATCAGAATAGCACGATGTATAAGCGTAAAGATGGGCGCCTGTTTAATGTATCAAAGGATTTTTCGGATGTCATTATGGCGTTTTCTGAAGATCCGGAGATGCTGGCGTTGGCTGGTAAGATGGAGATGCGGCCTGACGATGAAACTGCCATTGAGATGTGCCGTAACGTGCTTACACTGCCGATACTTGCCAAGGTAACAGAGTATAGTGAATTACAGGCAGAAGATGTGAGGTATGTAGCCGATTATCTTTACAAACTGGACTCTGGAGAACTGAATTCCATCTTTAAGGGCAGATTGTTGCTTGACATCGGCATGGGCATAGTCGGACATTCTTATGGAGGGCTTACGACGGCGATGGTTTGCCGGGACGACGACCGGTTCGCCTGTGGGATTGGCTTGGATAGCGGTGCGTTCGGCCTTCAGGGCAGCGACCTTAAGAAACCCTTCTTGCTACTGTTTTGTGAACCTAACTATAACATGAATGCGATAATTGGCGCTAACAATAGCATGGAAACCTATTATTTCTCTGTTGATCGTGTTGCGCATTTAGATTACTGCGACATCGTGTTTACCAGTGTTAATGAGGAACTCAGAGGCGAACGGGATGCTATGGAGATGCGAAATCTTGTTACAGACTATACGAAGAACTTTTTTGATCATTACTTACTGCAGAAGGCTGCAAGTGTGGAAAGTCTGGCATACGATGGCGTGGACTTGATCAAGAAGACCAGCAACAAGTGACATAACCGAGAGGTTGCTGATAAACGCATATCAAAGAGCTAGCCGTACAGACACAAAGCCGATAACCCTATTACGCGGTTATCGGCTCTTTCATATTTCATGTTTTCTATTTGAAGTATCTATTTCTGTCTTAACTTGACATCAATCATCCCACCTAAAAAATTGAAAATGCTATTTTTAAAAATATTCATATTGAAACCTGCCATGACTATGTCCTTTCATACTTCGCTACCTGATTGCCGTCAGCTGAAATATTATGAAAATTTCTGTTCGATAAAAGTTTTAACATACCACTGCTCACGGTACAGATGTCCTTGCAGTGCTGTTCAATATAGTCCACTACTCGGCGCAGGGATAGGTTGTAATCGTGATCTCGACGGCAACAAGTTTAATGTTTGGCAGGATGCTCCCACCAGCTGACCGACAGAACACTGGAATGGATAGGCAAGCACTGGCTCGAATGAGACAGATGGCTTGCCTTTTTATGTTGTTAACGCGAATTCGCAGTTTGGCAGCTCCAGTGCGGTGACTGAAACTCCTCATGATCACTGGACAACGGTCATAACGAATCTGGTAGTTTAATTCCCCGGTAACGTTTACAATAGGGAATATAAGGGTTAAATGCCAAGTGAGGTGATTGGATGGAAGTCTACCGCTGCATGAACCATCCCGAGATGGAGGCCGTCGCTCAGTGCACGCGCTGCGGAAAGCCGGTATGCGAGGAATGCCATAATCCGGAGACAGGCCGCTGCCGCTATCGCTGCGGTGAGATGAACCCCGCTCCCGGCATGCCGGGACGGCCTAGGAACGTATGGGTGACCGTAATCGTCTCCATACTGGCTATCTTGGGCGGTCTTGCGCTGCTGCTGCTGACGATCTGCGGAGCCATACTGTTTTCTTATTAACGCACGTGTTCCTAGTTCCGACAAGCGCAATTTTCAAATCAGTTATTATTTCAAGGAGTGGACAGATGGAGTTTCCTGTTTATTTGTACCTGGGTTCCTGGCGGATTCATCCACATGTGTTGTTTGAATCGCTGGCTTACTTTATCGGCTTCCGCGTGTATTTATGGACCCGCAGGCCGAGCGGCATGACCAAGCTGATGAGCCTGCAGATTCTGGCTGGAATCATCGCCGGCGCGGCCATTGGCTCCAAGCTGCTATTTTGGCTGGAGGATCCGGCTGCCACTTGGGAACAGCTGCGCCAATTCCACCTGCTATGGGGAGGCAAGACGATTGTCGGCGGTCTTCTGGGCGGTTTGATCGGCGTCGAGTTGACAAAGCGCTTGGTGGGATGGAAGCATTCCACGGGCGACGATTTTGTTTACCCGCTGATGCTGGGCCTGGGACTCGGACGGATCGGCTGTTTTCTGACCGGCCTGGATGACCATACCTATGGCACGCCGACGACCTGGTTCACAGGCGTGGATTTTGGCGACGGGGTTTATCGCCATCCGACTCAGCTGTATGAGATCCTGTTCCTGATCGTGCTGGCCTTGCTGCTGCTTCCGCTGTACCGCCAAAGTCGCGGCAGATCTACTCGCGAGGGCTACGTGTCCGGGCGGATGTTTCAATGGTTTATGGCCGGGTACCTGCTGTTCCGCCTGGTGATCGACTGGATCAAACCGACGCCGCATCCTTACCTGGGACTGAACAATATCCAATTAGCCTGCATCGCGGGCCTC
Above is a window of Paenibacillus sp. FSL K6-1330 DNA encoding:
- a CDS encoding TetR/AcrR family transcriptional regulator, translated to MPKNTFYRLDEARREEISNNAMHLFVDNLYEDITMKMVLDSLSMHPGTFYRYFEDKDDLYCLLVRNVTQKRAAYFNNSNEDSLYRFFLTGLFGNVNGTVTEPLNELEIKLTKTFLNIPENVLLKVYLNVLKGESFPLIKDILRRMRVDGYLRPDIDDDLISFMFESMQFNLVMFFREFDIKDSTLQHKLSKYFADFMSHGLLEDHKYSEMVSDIKKARE
- a CDS encoding choline esterase, coding for MKTYDAFPEPIGGYTVGRTQMDFEYTASDHSKRELTAFVYYPSDSSEGKTTSTYMFPEVYEMFNEQPLVTALKDVFSIDIKTQCYDDLALSGKEKRYPVLFYVCGGGGSPEWGTVICTDLASMGYVVVSIGHQNSTMYKRKDGRLFNVSKDFSDVIMAFSEDPEMLALAGKMEMRPDDETAIEMCRNVLTLPILAKVTEYSELQAEDVRYVADYLYKLDSGELNSIFKGRLLLDIGMGIVGHSYGGLTTAMVCRDDDRFACGIGLDSGAFGLQGSDLKKPFLLLFCEPNYNMNAIIGANNSMETYYFSVDRVAHLDYCDIVFTSVNEELRGERDAMEMRNLVTDYTKNFFDHYLLQKAASVESLAYDGVDLIKKTSNK
- a CDS encoding prolipoprotein diacylglyceryl transferase family protein, with product MEFPVYLYLGSWRIHPHVLFESLAYFIGFRVYLWTRRPSGMTKLMSLQILAGIIAGAAIGSKLLFWLEDPAATWEQLRQFHLLWGGKTIVGGLLGGLIGVELTKRLVGWKHSTGDDFVYPLMLGLGLGRIGCFLTGLDDHTYGTPTTWFTGVDFGDGVYRHPTQLYEILFLIVLALLLLPLYRQSRGRSTREGYVSGRMFQWFMAGYLLFRLVIDWIKPTPHPYLGLNNIQLACIAGLIYYAWLIGGRNRLRRFMPGSHLPS